TTGCTTTAAAAAGTACTGTGGTACAAGTCATTCTAATTctgaggaacaaaaaaaattatgtaTTGTCCCAAGTAAGTAACAACAAGGAAAACACTACTAtgtaaatgcattaaaatgtacaACATCTAacttgtgtttgcatttttttaataagataacaacaacaaaattctATGCAGctaaaaatcattcaaatgGAAAAGAAAGTCCAGCAATATTGAGAACTGGAGTGAATCAAGACTCCCTGTCACATGCTAATCAAATCAACAAGTTGAGATCTAAAACAAGAAATGTAACTGTCAGTAAAGTTGTTGCAGTGATgacctacaaacacacattttaatgttaaatagCTGTCCTTGCACTAGTTGTTCAATAAATGTCCAATAATGACTTACCTAAAGATGTGGTTGACTTCccgtgcagctgctgctgcacctgtcTGACTGGTAATCCTCACTGTTGCTAACCTCCACACCAGTGACCTCACTGTCCTTTGCATCATTACTGGTAACCTTGCAGGGCACACAGGAAACCATAGCACATAACGTACAGGTCTTCTGCTAAGTTGTTATGCATTCTCTAATAAATATGCACACcctataatatataaaaatacacactaTGATTGAATATATCAATTTGCAAACTCACCCAGCCTTTTCTGAGTTTCTTGCCTTTAGAAAAGATAAAGCTAAATGCCTCTAGGAAATCTACAATATAGAGGCTTACCTCAAATATGGCATCTTCAGGCATTTGCTCAGGTACAGAAAGCACAGATTCCTCctgctgtttgtatgtgtctAGTCTAACGTTGCCTGCCACAGCCATTATAATGGGTCCAGCACACAAAGGGTTAGCTTGCATGGGGCTGGCAGGGCCGTCACACGGCTTGGTGTTACAGGTGCGAGAGGTGGGCTCTAACACAGGGCCTGGCTTCTCTGGGGTCATAACTCTAACCAGGCAGCTATTGGGTGAAGTTAGCATCACGTCATCTGCAATCTGGAAAACTGTGTCCAGGTTgatgtcacattttttcacCTCCTGGTGCTCCGTGTTCTGTGCGTCCTGGTTGCGATCCCCGAACATATTCACAGGATATCTTGCCTGAAACAGTTAAAGATATGTTTTAGGACACAGTACATGTTACAAATACTTGATTCCTTGACCAATTGCAGATTTGTTTGCCTACCTGATAAAAGCTGTGGGGGGAGAACAAGCACGTCTGAAGCTCACTACCTGTCAGATGTGATCCCACGAGGTTCGGATGGTAGTGATGGAAAACTTCAAGAGGGACAAAATAGAATTTTTAGCTTATaacatgcatggttttggtttGGGATCCTACTGGAATTGAAACCTACAAGTTTGCATTcagaattaataaataatatttagaACATAACATTCAGATTCTTACTGGTAATTTACAAGAACATTTTTTCCCCAAGTCATGTGCAATTTACAGTAAGTGAAGTATGCAACACCTGTGGTTTATAACTCATTCCACGCATATTCCTAACAGGTTAACTGATGTCATGCTCACCTGGAGAATGGCAGCCAGGATGACATGGTGAATTTGGAGGATTAAAAGGGGCAAAATTCGGACTTCCATGGTTTGCATGGACCAGCTGAACGTGCACAGCATTGGAGCTTGAGGCTACCCCAGCACAGAGGTGGTTTAAAGATAAAGGTATCCCTTTATCTGcagcaaagagaggaggagtaAGAGCTGCCCCACGATCCTTCATCAGGTATTGTGGGGGGAACGGGGTTCCATTGTGTGCTTTCATGGCCTTGGCTTTATTGGAACAGTCAGGCTGAGTTGACTCCAAATGCATGGGGCTAGACAGTGAAGAACTGCCTGCTgagacaggaaaaacaacaacctgtTAACCAGTGATTACTGGAATTGACAGGGCTGGATTGTGGAATTTAAAATGCAGTTAGAAGTTTGGTTTAGATGAAAAGTGATAAAACATTTTGGCTTTATAGGGATTTTCAAAGTGGTGTTTGTGGGCCCTTTCATGAATATCTTAATTTTTACAGTATTCACCAAACCACCATGGAGAGACTTGGGTGACTGTTACTGTAGGGTTCCTCCGCCTGTAGCTACACCCTCATTGAAAGACAGAAGTCATGCAGGGACACTTGCCTGTCTTCACACTCATATCTGAGCCATCATCACCTCCAATGAATCGCTGGTATCGACTCGGGGGCCGACAGTTCACCTTGTGACCAGCTTGTATTTTGGCCTTGTTGTTGACGGTGAGTCTAATCAGAGTCGCAACAAGTTCAGGACGGTTCCGCTTGAAGTTTGGGTTGTGAAAATAACGACAGACCCCGCTGTCCCCGGCTGGTTTTTGGCTGTCCTTAGACGTTGCATCGGCTCTCCTGAAGCCGTACAGATTAAGCTGACGGACGAAGCTTGAGAAGTTGGTCGTTTTGAAGGTGTCAGGGCTGGTCGAGGTGATGAGGCCTGGAGACAGGATCTGTCTCTCGAAGCGATGTTGATCAATGATGATGGCCTCGCCTCGGCTGTCCCAGCGGATGGCATCATTTGCCGGGTTGTTCACCAAACGCCACAGTTTGGCAGGAAAGTTATTCGGGTTGATGCTGTCAGGGAGCGAGCTGCCATAGATATCCATGTTTTTATCTGTCGAAGTAGACACAGAGGCCGATTGTCAACAGTTAGCTCGGTGATAGAGatacacagatatacagtaatgaagtagctagctagctaagaCTGTACACTTTCATAATATTTTATAGTATGAGGAGTGACTCACCTTAAAAATATCAAACCCATAACCTATATACAACAAATTGGAAATCTACATGAAGTTAACCCAGTGCTATTCTGTCAATGTCCGTGTtaacttgaaaataaaatattgtaaGTTACAAGCTGTACGAAAGACAAATTGCTAACTTTTTTGCGTCACTGTTGACGTTAttcagttagcattagcaagcTAAAGCGAACGTTAGCTCACCTATGAATGAACTGCTGTGTATTTGAAATCCGTTTTAACACAGACACTTAGTTAAGGTTGCATTAAATTCTGAGACACTGCCTAATATTTTTGGGTCACGCTACACCGAGAGGAAACACCATGATAACCAAACCTGGATCGCGACAGATGACCGTCTGCTGCTCTCAACCGTTGAAGCTGCTGAGCCGTTGCTGCTGTTGGAGCTTAAAAGTTGCCAGCGCCAGGACTTCATGTTAACTTCATCCTTCAGACAAAGAGCACGGTTTCAGCGTCTTTTTGATGAGGATAAAtctgtggtggaagaagtattaaAGTCCAAAGTCCAatactacatttaaaaaatactcCACCtcatctgtatttgttttgctATCAAATTGTGTCTTAAAGGATCCTCAAGTATAAGCAGCAAAAGTGTCCAGAAGGACTCCATTTGCAGAACTGTCACTTTATGACGTTTATATTCTTACATACATTGAATTGTCTCTGATACTGAAATTACAGACACAGTAACAtggaagtgtttttttcatgtgtaacataatattttatttgttataacgtgttttgtttgtttgtgttttttgtttgtttttaactctgTGAAGTAGTAAAAGTAGCTGTCAAACAAATACAGTCAAGTAAAAACAATattggaaatatttaaaaatgaaatgctctGGAGTctaagtataaagtagcataataTTAAAATTCTCAAGTATAGTACAAGTACCTGAGTTTTGCATTTAGCTATTTCCACCACTTGGACAAATGAGCTAGAATTCCcttatttgaaaatatttgatatatttatcAAGAGggcaaaatgtgtgttaatgttgcAACAGTTTACTATAATGCctgaataaaaaacaataaaaataaaacaattaaaaacattgaattaaataagaaaactgGCAATTTAAGACCAGTTGATTTAAACTACATACAGCTGTCAAGTCAAAAACtagaaagatggaaaaaaaaaaacaacaacaaagtttgCTAACttttgtgaaaatgttcatAAAGAAATCATAATGGAGTTGAAataacagatttatttatttatgtattggTTAAACCTAATAACTAGCAATGTCTGATCCAGAGGGAAAACAGATGAGCATGTGGATCAAAGGGCTCTAATGGGGAGATTATCATTGCAGCATCATTTCAATCcctgtgcatttttttaatatttctcaatattttccattgacaatatattttttgtagtcttttgtataaaatgtacatatgtagTCAAATTCTTATTTTGAATTCTTTATTTTCCAAtgcctttgctattgctatttctattgatgctgcctgCAACTTTGAATTTCCCCAgatggggattaataaagtttaataAAGGGAGTGAAAATGCTCAAATCTGCCTGGATCAAAGTGTGGGGCATAAGGTTATATGCAGCACCCATATGGTCCCTTtagagacaaaaataaaaatccaccCATTATTCATCCATCGATCCGTCCATCCATCAATGACATGTCTTTGCTTCTGTATTTGAACACGTTTTTTGAACGTTTTTAGaataatcaaaacattttcactgcctGGATCCCTTAGATGGCCGAATAAATAACAATCCCTGTTTAGTATGTTCATGATAAGTTTGTGATTATATTGGGACAAATATAACGTTTGTGAccatacaaaacaaataaagtatAATCCCTGTAACAACGATGATTGTTTTATATAATGGAGACCGAAAGATTTCTATACAGGCGCATATTATGGACACCTGCCTCCGTCCTCGTCTTTTTCTGGGTCCTCACAGGCAGTGACGTAATTCCCAGGCGACTGGAAAGAACAGTCAAAACATTAATCCGTTTGATATTTCAGTATTATTGAAGTATTTTCACTAGGAGCTTAACGTAATGGCATTGGAAACGGTCCCCAAAGACCTTCGCCATCTGCGAGCttgtcttctttgttctctAGTGAAGGTAAACCGTGAATTGCGGTAAAGAAACGCTCAAGATAGCGTTTACGCAAACATGTAGCCGCTCTCTGCGTAGCGTCTGCACCGTTGTTTCTCAAACGTGAACTAAAACGCTAAAGTAACTCTTCGTTTACTTCTTTATAATAAGATACTTTATCATAGTTTGTTCGTCTTCTCAGCAGACACGTTTGCTTGGCTAACTCAAACATATAACGTTACTACTATCGTTAGATCCCCCTTATCTCGGCACACCGGAGTAAACCATTTTAGTATCGACGCTGTCTGTTGCTAGCAGAAGTAGTTTGTATCTATCCATTGTTGACTGTTTTATTGTCCTGAATTTATATCAACCAGTACAAACTCACTCATCTCCTTCTTGTCTACTTAGACCATTGACCAGTTTGAATACGACGGCTGTGACAACTGTGAGTCGTACCTTCAAATGAAGGGGAACCGAGAGATGGTTTATGAATGCACAAGCTCCTCATTTGATGGGTAGGTATTGATTTAGCATTGATCGACCAAAAAACGTGCACATGGTTTGGATTGTTTTTCTTAATGTTTCCCaatactgtctgtctgtctgtccacagcgTGATAGCCATGATGAGTCCTGAGGATAGCTGGGTGGCTAAATGGCAACGAATAGGTAaggatgtgtgcatgtacttaaagctgcattaatcgATTTTTGACCACGAGGAAGCAGAAGAACTATAAAACAATCATTCATCACACAGAAAGTAACTTTACCATCTTGGAGTAGTGTTTCAGGCAACCTGGTGAATGAAGCCCAATATTCACTGTaattttagctctggtttggtctctaccaactcctgagaagtagctgactctttagctgctacatGTCCCACTTTCTTCACTGTGTAGTTAtctgctgcttgctgctggCCAGAAACCAGATATTGGCAACTTAAGACAGCTGCCGGCTTTTACTGAAATCTGTTGACGAGAGTGTTAAAACTGaaccacacagaaaatgtgcgtctgtaaagtaaaaacaatgaTACAATGTATAAGAACCCTAACCCTATTTACATAGCGTAGTCATGTTAAAGAATAAGATTAATTTGGCTTTGAAATTAGTATACCCTAATGCTTTTGAACAGTGTTTAACATGGCGTCATTAGTGTATTTTCTAAAGTATTGTCTCAAGTCATTTGCAATTTTgagtctttgtctctgtttttccaTCCTACAGGCAACTTCAAGCCAGGTGTATATGCAGTGTCAGTGACGGGCAGACTACCTCCAGGTACGCTATATCTAACTGTACTGCCTCACCATGTAGCAAGTTACGCACACTTAGAAagtaaacatttgtttgtttgtttttgtccttgatCGGAATTCCTTCCTCATTGACTCGCACATTCACTTTACTCACCTGCTGTTAATGTTGCTAACTTTGTTCTCCTCCGAAGGTGTGGTGAGAGAGCTGAAAAGCAGAGGAGTGATCTACAAATCCAGAGATACAGCAGTGAAGACATAAACCTGACTGCTTCCAATTGATATTGTCTGTTAGCCACACCAGAGCGGTATCTATCTTACTGCTGCACCAGCCCCAGGAAGTCACAACAGTGGGACTAAATGTGATCATGTCTGTGATGTGATATGGAACTGCTCTGCAGTGGAACTGTTcaatttttgtactttgttttcaTTAGAAATATTAGCAATGGTGATTGTAGGGGGAAAtatgtggatgttttttgttattCTGAATAATTGGggaaaataaatgtctgtttttatcataAATGTGAGTAACTGTCATAAAATCTTAGTTTCAATTTGATTCATGTTCTGCAGACACAATGAGTTTCTTGATTCAGCCACAGGAATGTGTACCATTGAGGACCACAAGCCTACATCTTGTCAATCCAAGCAGAGAGAGTCTGGAAGCGGTCTGTTGTTCAGCAGACAGTGGGTCTACTGAGGGTCAGGTGTGGTGCTAAACATACGCTGAATTTCACTAgaacttaagtacaaattttTAAAGACCATTCTTAAGAACAAATACCTGCAATGCCAATGACATTCCCAGCAGTTTCAGCTGTGcattgtgtttggtgctaattggcaaatgttagcatgctaacatgctaaaatgaaCATGGTAAGCAGtgtaacatcagcatgttagcacgctcATTGTCATGACGACATGTCATGTTCGGACCCTCACCGCTGTGGTCTTTTTACTACTGAACCCGCAGCTGATCTGAAACACAGATGAGAGCAGATAAACGTCAAACActtgtgttttaataaatgcTGACGAACCATCCTTGTACTTATTTATTGCGGCCACAAGATGGCGCTTTTTACCGAGGGGCGGAATTACTTGCAGTACCAAACATCGCCAGCAGGGGGAATCATAAACCAAACCATTCGTGGTCTAGAGCCAGTTACATGATTCTTACCTACTGTCCGCCATAAATCGTTTCTTTTGTTGAATTTAAAGTACTTTCCAGTCTCACTCACTGCTGTGGATACTGTTTCCTTGTACAATAGCCTGTAAGAACACCTCAGGTTTGCAGGATTTCatcatgtgctgctgtgtgtatcAGATACCGTTCAGCTGCAGCACTCCATTGTTGGCTGTTATTACTGTGTGGGAAGAAACAATATTTGTTTATTGCCAGAGGGTGTAGGCTTTGTGTAATTTCACTGTAACCTGATGGATCGGGGTCATGCACACGCACTGAGGACTCTTTAAATCTCTGGAAGTGAGCACAGTATGAGGGTGTCACTGCACGGGCACCCGGTGCTCATAATTTCTTGCAAAGGCACAGCTAGTGAAACTGctctttgaagaaaaaaaaaactgaggctATGGTTTAGTGAAGTGaagcaggcttttttttttttttttttttttttacctccagATCATCTATCATACCACCAGCTTACAACTGACAGAGTGCACATTATTAAAATACACATGATGACTCTATGATCATGTGGAGCACAGGAAGATGTACATGGAAAGAGTTCAAAGAGCGACTTTGTGACCTACAAACAAGAGTGCTAAGAATTTGCCACTAAAAGTATGCAGTATGCATGACCAGCAGGGAGTTTAATGTCAGTACAATAGCGTGACAAAAACATggttaaaaaggaaaaggttTCTGTAATGGTGATGCAGAAGAAAGCTGTCACAGTTTCATGAATGCAGGAACATTTCTCACTTCACTGTCCTGGTCAGACCACAGTGGGTCATGGAGGGAAAGATGGGAGAAAGAGATACGATTCTCAGTACTGATATAATGATTATTTCTtatctgctgtgtctctgcaaCAAAAGATAGAAATACACTAGAACTAGGTCATATACTCAAGGGACGGGGCGTTAAACCCGATGCTTCTGCCTCGCACTACATCCCCTGCCTACAACAATACTTTCACAAGCTGCCTCGTACGGCAGCATGTGTGGAAGTGGCACATGTAGATGTGTCACATGGCTGCAGGCCGTGACACTGTGAGCTGGTTTCCACTAGAAGCAGGTTGCCACAGCGTGTGAGGACTCAGAGTTATTGTGTTtaatggaaacactgaaaatgttgacTGAGGCTCACTGACCGTCAGCAGCGATCACTGACGGATGAGTTTTAGGAAACTAGTGCTGATAAAGAGGCGAATTTTAAAAGGTTGCCCGAGAAGACACTTTAATTTCACACCTGGAATGGATCAGTTCACCTCAGCAAGCGTAGAAGGGAGACTAACATGCAGAGGACCTGTCTGACTGCCGCTCACTATTGAGTATCAGCTTAAACTGATACCCATCATTTTGTCTGCCAGGTGCCAGGAAGTCAggcattttaaaagaaaaaaaaagaagccacaTGACAAAATGTATCTTAAAGAGAGAACCGCAGTAACACTACCAACCATTTGGCCTGCGGGGAGCGATATCTCTACATCTATGTACACTGCAGTCGGCCATTTTGTTAATCTATGAAATGTCTTTGCAGTTTTGAACAGATCAACACTGAACTGGAAATTTTTCATCCTTTCCGACACAGGCGGAACAGAAACTTT
Above is a genomic segment from Chelmon rostratus isolate fCheRos1 chromosome 14, fCheRos1.pri, whole genome shotgun sequence containing:
- the hsf5 gene encoding heat shock factor protein 5, whose translation is MDIYGSSLPDSINPNNFPAKLWRLVNNPANDAIRWDSRGEAIIIDQHRFERQILSPGLITSTSPDTFKTTNFSSFVRQLNLYGFRRADATSKDSQKPAGDSGVCRYFHNPNFKRNRPELVATLIRLTVNNKAKIQAGHKVNCRPPSRYQRFIGGDDGSDMSVKTGNSSLSSPMHLESTQPDCSNKAKAMKAHNGTPFPPQYLMKDRGAALTPPLFAADKGIPLSLNHLCAGVASSSNAVHVQLVHANHGSPNFAPFNPPNSPCHPGCHSPVFHHYHPNLVGSHLTGSELQTCLFSPHSFYQARYPVNMFGDRNQDAQNTEHQEVKKCDINLDTVFQIADDVMLTSPNSCLVRVMTPEKPGPVLEPTSRTCNTKPCDGPASPMQANPLCAGPIIMAVAGNVRLDTYKQQEESVLSVPEQMPEDAIFEVTSNDAKDSEVTGVEVSNISVSMPSESPAATCDPAFEAHAAAPLPFCVDVSAERGARRTRRPLTPFVHSRLFACKM
- the supt4h1 gene encoding transcription elongation factor SPT4; this encodes MALETVPKDLRHLRACLLCSLVKTIDQFEYDGCDNCESYLQMKGNREMVYECTSSSFDGVIAMMSPEDSWVAKWQRIGNFKPGVYAVSVTGRLPPGVVRELKSRGVIYKSRDTAVKT